A genomic region of Anopheles coustani chromosome 3, idAnoCousDA_361_x.2, whole genome shotgun sequence contains the following coding sequences:
- the LOC131264819 gene encoding uncharacterized protein LOC131264819, with protein MSYGDSIEKIKKIQIKILDKVDFDKCLPTILGLEYAGLDLEKLAEVVVGSSMPHADALSRTEAVGAISEIDLDFQLQIVQARDPTIESFKRKLEQREVDGFLLRDGLVYHSHNISYVLNAMGSPQANGQVERVNRYLSERVDPIARDFEAMRARALENIEDSQLRNEEYFHRKHKSPCSYEEGDLVAVRYVDTTDSGNKKLQPKYRGPYVVHKILPHDRYVIRDVEECQLTQLPYDGVLEVNKLRPWTS; from the exons ATGAGTTACGGAGATTCCATTGAAAAAATCAAGAAGATCCAGATAAAGATTCTGGATAAGGTTGATTTTGATAAGTGTCTACCGACTATATTGGGACTTGAGTATGCTGGATTGGACCTTGAGAAACTTGCTGAAGTGGTTGTAG GCTCATCTATGCCCCATGCGGATGCCTTAAGTCGCACTGAAGCAGTGGGTGCTATAAGCGAGATTGATCTTGACTTCCAACTCCAGATAGTTCAGGCTCGCGATCCAACCATTGAGTCCTTTAAGCGGAAATTGGAACAAAGAGAAGTCGATGGCTTTCTGCTACGAGATGGACTGGTCTACC ATTCACACAACATCTCCTATGTTCTCAACGCTATGGGATCTCCACAAGCCAATGGTCAGGTTGAGCGCGTGAATCGG TATCTAAGTGAGAGGGTTGACCCCATAGCTAGGGATTTCGAGGCCATGCGGGCCAGAGCGTTAGAAAACATAGAGGACTCCCAATTGCGTAACGAAGAATACTTCCATAGGAAACACAAATCACCATGTAGCTATGAAGAAGGTGACCTTGTCGCCGTCCGTTATGTTGATACTACCGATAGCGGTAATAAGAAGCTTCAACCTAAGTACAGGGGACCCTATGTGGTCCATAAAATCTTGCCTCATGATCGGTACGTGATACGGGACGTGGAAGAGTGCCAGCTCACCCAGCTACCCTACGACGGGGTATTAGAAGTTAATAAGCTAAGGCCCTGGACTAGCTAA